In Streptomyces sp. NBC_00341, the DNA window ATGCAGTCCGGGCAGATCGGGCGGTCGCAGCGGGTGCAGCGGACCCCCGCCTCCCGGCCCGGGTGGCGGTAACAGGTGACCGGACCGTCCACGGGAGCGGACGCGTTCTGCTCGCCCGGCGGCTGCTGGTCCATCGGTCCCATCACTTCCCGGTCCCCTCGGTCCTCGTCATCGCGGCGGGGCACACCGAGCGGCCCCGCACGTCCGTTCTGTCATCAAGTACGGACGGGCGGGGCAGTTGGTTCCCGAACGGATCAGAGAGTGAGCGGCCGGCTACTTTCGGCGCTCCGCGCTCAGCGCTTCTCGACGACGACCGACTCGATGACCACGTCCTGCACGGGGCGGTCGGTGCGCGTGCTGGTCGGGGCGGCCGCGATGGTCTCGATGACCTTCTGGCTCGCCGGGTCCACGACCTCACCGAAGATGGTGTGCTTCCCGGTCAGCCAGGCGGTCGGCGACACCGTCACGAAGAACTGCGAGCCGTTGGTCCCCGGGCCGGCGTTCGCCATGGCCAGCAGGTACGGCTTGGTGAACGCCAGATCGGGGTGGAACTCGTCACCGAACTCGTACCCAGGGCCGCCCGTGCCGTTGCCCAGCGGGTCGCCGCCCTGGATCATGAAGCCGCTGATGACGCGGTGGAAGACGGTGCCGTCGTACAGCCGGTCCGTGGACTTCGTCCCGGTCGCGGGGTGGGTCCACTCGCGCTCACCGGTGGCGAGCTCGACGAAGTTCTTGACCGTCTTGGGCGCGTGGTTCGGCAGAAGCCGGATCTCGATGTCGCCCTGATTGGTCTTCAAGGTGGCGTAAAGCTGCTCGGCCACGATCTGCCTTCCGTAAGTCTGCTCTGACGTCCACCGATCCTCGCACGGACCACACCCCGCGTCGCCCGTCCCGGCGACGCCGCACGGGCCTCCTGGGCACGCCGCACGGGTGTTCCGCCACGGCCTCCGGCGAAACGAATGCGGCCAAGTGCGTGACGAACCGGCGCGTGCCGGGCCGAACCGTGGCATTGTCGTCGGCAGGCTCCCCTTGCACCTCATTGCCCGAGGGTGTCCCTCATGACCTGAATAACCCGGATGCCCGCCCCGCGTGCCGCAGAGGCCCCGAGTAGGCATGATCTCGAATTGGGTGGACAGGCGGAGTACCAACCCGCCATCAAGGAGGAGGATCCCGTGACCCGCATCGACAGCGTGCGCGCCGCAACCGACTCGGCGAGGGACAGCGTGCAGCACGCCGCGGAAGTAGCGGCCCCCTACGCCGACACGGCCAGGGAACAGGCCGTTCACTACGCGCACGAAGCCCGCACGCTGCTCGCGCCGAAGGTTTCGAAGGCAGCTCAGCAGGCCCGCGTCCAGTACGGCGCGCACCTCGCACCACGTATCGAACTCGCCCTTACGCATGTGCCCCCCAAGGTCGACGAGGCCGCGCAGCGCGCCGCGGTCCGCACCCGTCAGGCGGCCCGGAGCGCCGCGGACTACACCGTGCCCCGCGTCGAGCACGCGATGGCCGCGGCCCAGCCGGTCGCCCAGGAGGCCGGCGCCCGCAGCGCCGCAGCACTGGCCGCTCTGCGCGGGCAGG includes these proteins:
- a CDS encoding peptidylprolyl isomerase; protein product: MAEQLYATLKTNQGDIEIRLLPNHAPKTVKNFVELATGEREWTHPATGTKSTDRLYDGTVFHRVISGFMIQGGDPLGNGTGGPGYEFGDEFHPDLAFTKPYLLAMANAGPGTNGSQFFVTVSPTAWLTGKHTIFGEVVDPASQKVIETIAAAPTSTRTDRPVQDVVIESVVVEKR
- a CDS encoding DUF5324 family protein, encoding MTRIDSVRAATDSARDSVQHAAEVAAPYADTAREQAVHYAHEARTLLAPKVSKAAQQARVQYGAHLAPRIELALTHVPPKVDEAAQRAAVRTRQAARSAADYTVPRVEHAMAAAQPVAQEAGARSAAALAALRGQVTAKEIRKLTRKHERRARAGRTFKGLAVVSVLAGGAYVVWRWWDKQANPDWLVEPPAPTEVDDRAPLTSVDGSGSTVLDPDVQAKQADAEADGLDGPDAVDGTDLDDRP